One stretch of Mustelus asterias chromosome 21, sMusAst1.hap1.1, whole genome shotgun sequence DNA includes these proteins:
- the pdik1l gene encoding serine/threonine-protein kinase pdik1l → MASREPKYNLVRELGRGSYGVVYEAVVRKTGARVAVKKIRCHAPENVELALREFWALSSIKSLHPNVIHLEECILQKDGMLQKMTHGSSSSHYLKLVETSLKGELSFDSRSSYYLWLVMDFCDGGDMNEYLLSRKPNRRTNTSFMLQLSSALAFLHKNQIVHRDLKPDNILITETGSEAGGGGPVLKVADFGLSKVCSGLGADHKEPVNVNRCWLSTACGSDFYMAPEVWEGHYTAKADIFALGVIIWAMLERITFIDSQTKKELLGSYVRQGTVIVPLGEALLENPKMELNIPVKKKSMNAGMRQLIKEMLAANPQDRPDAFELELRICKITCRECSRTAPPKIRCRYCFSKVNFLALLSVVLGR, encoded by the exons ATGGCGAGTAGGGAGCCGAAGTACAACTTGGTGCGTGAGTTGGGACGTGGCAGTTATGGTGTAGTATATGAAGCAGTGGTAAGAAAGACTGGGGCAAGGGTAGCAGTGAAGAAAATTCGGTGCCATGCacctgagaatgtggaactggcttTGCGAGAGTTTTGGGCATTAAGCAGTATCAAGAGCCTTCATCCTAATGTGATCCACCTCGAGGAATGCATCCTGCAGAAAGATGGGATGCTGCAAAAGATGACTCATGGATCATCCTCTTCCCATTACTTAAAG CTGGTGGAAACTTCACTGAAAGGGGAACTCAGCTTTGATTCTAGGAGCTCATACTATCTCTGGCTTGTAATGGATTTCTGTGATGGTGGGGACATGAATGAGTATCTGCTTTCAAGAAAACCCAACCGTCGGACCAACACTAGCTTCATGTTGCAGCTCAGTAGTGCCTTGGCCTTTCTACACAAAAACCAAATTGTGCACAGGGACCTGAAGCCAGATAATATATTGATTACCGAGACCGGATCGGAAGCTGGAGGAGGAGGTCCTGTTCTAAAGGTCGCAGACTTTGGTCTGAGTAAAGTCTGCTCTGGGCTGGGAGCAGACCACAAGGAACCAGTTAACGTGAACAGATGCTGGCTTTCTACAGCTTGTGGGTCAGATTTTTACATGGCACCAGAAGTTTGGGAAGGGCATTATACAGCTAAAGCAGACATCTTTGCACTGGGAGTCATAATTTGGGCCATGTTGGAAAGGATTACTTTCATAGATTCGCAGACTAAGAAAGAACTATTGGGAAGCTACGTGCGTCAGGGGACAGTGATTGTTCCTCTCGGTGAGGCACTGTTGGAAAACCCCAAGATGGAACTTAACATTCCTGTTAAGAAAAAGTCCATGAATGCAGGAATGAGACAGCTAATTAAGGAAATGCTAGCGGCAAATCCACAAGACAGGCCTGATGCTTTTGAACTAGAACTGAGGATATGTAAAATAACATGCAGAGAGTGCAGCCGGACTGC